A section of the Phaseolus vulgaris cultivar G19833 chromosome 8, P. vulgaris v2.0, whole genome shotgun sequence genome encodes:
- the LOC137825174 gene encoding uncharacterized protein yields the protein MDIGLNKRPIVVSWEDLKLCMHTRFVPPHYEKELVLKLQRLQQGKKSVDDYFKEFETTLTKIDMHESEESKMARFVSGSRREILDVVELYEYSSLEKMVHLAIKVESQLSKKTHFKNSHNNDYYHSSWKNKNKSSSKTFPSNFVKDSSYNPRDSKPSTSTPKSPTKTSSQKCFKCLGFGHIATNCPSKRYMMVKEGVVMSDHNYQWSKSPTSTKSQSEEEYEVPCEGDLLVVRCMLGQVLKPFDESQRENIF from the coding sequence atggacattggactTAACAAGAGGCCAATTGTGGTCTCTTGGGAGGATTTAAAGTTATGCATGCACACTAGATTTGTTCCTCCTCACTATGAGAAGGAACTCGTtttgaagctccaacgacttcaacaaggaaaaaaaagtgtagatgattattttaaagagtttgaaaccactttaactaaaattgacatgcatgaaagtgaggagTCTAAAATGGCTAGATTTGTAAGTGGATCGAGAAGGGAAATCCTAGATGTGGTAGAACTTTATGAGTATTCATCTTTAGAAAAAAtggttcaccttgccatcaaggttgaatctcAACTTTCAAAGAAAACTCATTTCAAAAACTCTCATAATAATGACTActaccactcatcttggaaaaacaagaacaaatcTTCTTCAAAAACTTTTCCCTCAAATTTTGTGAAAGATTCCTCTTACAATCCTAGGGATTCTAAACCCTCCACTTCAACACCTAAGTCCcctaccaaaacctcaagtcaaaagtgttttaaatgtttaggttttggacACATTGCAAcaaattgcccttctaaaagaTATATGATGGTTAAAGAAGGGGTTGTCATGAGTGACCATAACTATCAATGGTCTAAGTCCCCTACCTCTACAAAAAGCCAAAGTGAGGAAGAGTATGAAGTTCCATGTGAGGGAGACTTGTTAGTAGTGAGGTGCATGCTAGGTCAAGTTTTAAagccttttgatgaaagtcaaagggaaaacatTTTTTAG